A portion of the Edaphobacter lichenicola genome contains these proteins:
- a CDS encoding DeoR/GlpR family DNA-binding transcription regulator — MAAKTTDRANQILHLLLQKGTSSVEDLSATVNSSPASVRRDLIKLEQRGLVHRTHGGVELAGKLTYEPFRFDAAFPLREERFADEKRRIAIAAAEMVLEGDTIALSPGTTTTQVARSLRHREGIHIVTSAVNIGMELSSQPNAKVTLTGGTIRWPGSFSMVGATTFHAIQKLYFDKVFMGATGIHPEHGLTVIESDEALILGEMVKHSRQVVAVADSSKLGMISTNKVCEPAQIHTIITDDSIDPELVEVFRSKHINVLCV; from the coding sequence GTGGCCGCAAAGACGACAGATCGTGCCAATCAGATCCTTCACCTTCTCCTGCAAAAGGGGACCAGCAGTGTCGAAGACCTGTCTGCAACGGTTAACTCCTCGCCAGCCAGCGTTCGCCGGGATCTGATCAAACTTGAGCAGCGCGGCCTGGTACATCGCACCCATGGTGGGGTCGAGTTGGCGGGCAAGCTCACCTATGAGCCATTCCGCTTCGACGCAGCCTTCCCGCTTCGCGAAGAACGTTTCGCCGACGAAAAGCGTCGCATTGCGATAGCAGCAGCTGAAATGGTTCTTGAGGGCGATACGATTGCGCTCTCCCCTGGAACCACTACCACCCAGGTTGCTCGCAGCCTTCGCCATCGCGAAGGGATCCACATCGTGACGAGTGCCGTGAACATCGGCATGGAGTTGTCCAGCCAGCCTAATGCTAAGGTGACTCTCACCGGGGGGACAATTCGTTGGCCCGGTTCATTTTCGATGGTTGGAGCGACCACGTTCCATGCGATCCAAAAGCTTTATTTCGACAAGGTCTTCATGGGCGCTACAGGAATCCATCCCGAACATGGTCTCACCGTCATCGAGTCCGATGAAGCTTTGATCCTCGGAGAGATGGTCAAACATTCACGCCAGGTTGTCGCCGTGGCCGACTCCAGCAAGCTGGGCATGATCAGTACAAATAAGGTTTGTGAACCAGCCCAGATCCACACCATCATCACAGACGACAGTATTGATCCAGAGTTGGTCGAAGTCTTCCGAAGCAAGCACATCAATGTCCTGTGCGTGTGA
- a CDS encoding serine/threonine-protein kinase: MFDTKDSLSVGELIENNYEILGVVGAGGMGIVYRSRDLKLQRIVALKFLPTSLNDDREREYFLSEARMASSLDHPNIGVIHGIEETSDGRAFIVMAFYDGLSLAQKMNAAPLTTLEAIEIAGQIALGLCEAHAHQIVHRDIKPSNVMLSGTGSIKIVDFGLARAVNAETATVTGIVGTVKYVSPEQALGQRIDPRTDIWSLGVVLAEMLTGVNPFERKTIPAILIAILHEPPQSLDGLPVELQRIIYCALSKNPEKRYQHCSEMLLDLQRVHAEMSAASASNRAVSARRTAGRSSEMRRYIEEASTPQWGKPKRSRSQWLPWVILLSGLVLVVCLLAYSSSRHYFSMLHFGPREKHIAVLPFNDLGGRVDSEALGQGLMDSLAGKLSNLDLGHKSLWVIPTSEVLRLKVTDPAAALKLLNANLVVSGVVRHDGKAVDLSLNLIDTRDLRLIGSVNVEDQGGDLAMLQNEAVSRLAHLMTINVTAAMLHDTEGALEPAAYEDYLAALGYMQRYDKSGNLDKAIDVLNASLKTDPRFALGYAQLGEAYRVKYQVDHDPHLLDEAQANLEQATRIDSHIPAVYVSLGRIHDAQGKRDLALQEFQHALDLDQRNALALRGLARVYQHSGRNADAETTFKQAIALQPNDWEGYNLLGNFYSEQGRYPESISEYKRAIDLTPDNAEAYLNLGATYIDAGSPQDLSSAEEPLKKSIQLSPSYAAYANLGSLYIQQHRHAESVAATEKALQLNGKDYMVWNNLLVEFEWLHDQAGVERAKKRLVPLLEQTVQLRPQDAIAQAVLAVMQAKNKDRQQAVDHIQTAVALEPEDPMVLQNAADVYEMEGDRKRALGYLEQALQKGLDLNRAKNDPDSQALFLDPNFHPAKPKS; encoded by the coding sequence ATGTTCGACACTAAAGACTCTCTGTCAGTCGGGGAGTTGATTGAAAACAACTACGAAATTCTCGGTGTAGTCGGGGCGGGTGGTATGGGTATCGTCTACCGCTCCCGCGACTTGAAGCTGCAACGCATCGTCGCACTAAAGTTTCTCCCTACATCTTTGAACGATGACCGCGAACGAGAGTACTTTCTCAGTGAGGCCCGCATGGCCTCGTCTCTTGATCATCCCAACATCGGTGTCATTCACGGCATTGAAGAGACCTCCGACGGCCGTGCTTTCATCGTGATGGCTTTCTACGACGGTCTTTCCCTGGCGCAAAAGATGAACGCCGCCCCTCTGACTACGCTGGAAGCGATAGAAATTGCCGGTCAGATCGCTCTGGGACTCTGCGAAGCCCACGCCCATCAGATCGTTCATCGCGACATCAAACCGTCCAATGTCATGCTTAGCGGCACAGGTTCGATCAAGATTGTCGACTTCGGCCTCGCCCGCGCCGTCAATGCCGAAACGGCCACGGTCACCGGAATCGTCGGCACCGTCAAATATGTCTCACCCGAGCAGGCGTTGGGGCAACGCATTGACCCGCGAACCGATATCTGGTCGCTCGGGGTTGTTCTCGCGGAGATGCTGACAGGCGTCAACCCATTCGAGCGCAAGACGATTCCTGCAATCCTGATAGCGATTCTGCACGAACCGCCGCAATCGCTTGACGGTCTGCCGGTCGAACTTCAACGCATTATCTATTGCGCCCTCTCAAAAAACCCAGAGAAGCGATACCAACACTGCTCCGAGATGCTCTTGGATTTGCAGCGCGTACATGCGGAGATGTCCGCTGCTTCAGCAAGCAATAGGGCCGTCTCGGCAAGAAGAACCGCGGGCCGTTCTTCGGAGATGCGGAGGTATATCGAAGAGGCCTCCACTCCCCAATGGGGTAAACCCAAGCGCTCTCGAAGTCAGTGGCTTCCCTGGGTGATTCTTCTATCCGGACTTGTGCTCGTTGTCTGCCTGCTGGCGTACTCCTCATCCCGTCATTATTTTTCTATGTTGCACTTTGGACCCAGGGAAAAACACATTGCTGTTCTGCCCTTCAACGATCTGGGCGGTAGGGTTGACAGCGAGGCTTTGGGACAGGGGCTCATGGATTCGCTGGCGGGCAAGCTTTCCAACCTTGACCTTGGCCACAAGTCTCTCTGGGTCATTCCCACCAGTGAAGTGCTCCGCCTGAAGGTGACTGACCCTGCGGCTGCCCTTAAGCTCCTCAATGCAAATCTCGTTGTCAGTGGAGTCGTCAGGCACGATGGTAAGGCCGTGGACCTGAGCCTCAACCTGATAGACACCAGAGACCTGCGCCTGATTGGATCAGTGAATGTCGAGGATCAGGGCGGCGACTTGGCGATGCTGCAGAATGAGGCGGTCTCGCGGCTTGCTCACCTGATGACCATCAATGTCACCGCGGCGATGCTGCATGACACTGAGGGCGCCCTTGAGCCAGCGGCCTACGAAGACTATCTCGCGGCCCTGGGTTATATGCAGCGCTATGACAAGTCGGGCAACCTGGACAAGGCGATTGACGTTCTCAATGCATCGCTGAAGACTGACCCGCGGTTTGCCTTAGGGTATGCGCAGCTGGGGGAGGCGTATCGAGTCAAATACCAGGTCGATCATGATCCACATCTACTTGATGAAGCTCAGGCCAACCTTGAACAGGCCACACGAATCGATAGCCATATTCCAGCGGTGTACGTGAGTCTTGGTCGCATCCACGACGCTCAAGGGAAGCGCGATCTGGCGCTTCAGGAGTTTCAACATGCCTTGGATCTCGACCAGAGAAACGCATTGGCGTTGAGGGGATTGGCCCGCGTCTATCAGCACTCTGGAAGGAACGCTGATGCTGAGACTACATTCAAACAAGCTATCGCATTACAGCCTAATGATTGGGAAGGGTACAACCTGCTAGGCAACTTTTACTCTGAGCAAGGCAGATATCCTGAATCCATCTCAGAGTATAAAAGGGCCATTGATCTGACTCCTGACAATGCCGAAGCTTATCTCAATCTTGGTGCGACTTACATAGATGCCGGTAGCCCTCAGGATCTCTCATCAGCTGAGGAACCACTTAAGAAATCGATCCAATTGAGTCCAAGTTATGCAGCTTACGCCAACCTCGGCAGCCTCTATATACAACAGCACCGGCATGCGGAATCGGTTGCGGCAACGGAGAAGGCTTTACAACTCAATGGGAAAGACTACATGGTTTGGAATAACCTGTTAGTTGAGTTCGAGTGGCTTCATGACCAGGCCGGAGTCGAAAGAGCGAAGAAACGTCTTGTTCCCCTCTTAGAACAAACGGTGCAACTGCGGCCACAGGACGCTATCGCCCAAGCGGTTCTCGCAGTGATGCAGGCTAAAAACAAAGACCGTCAACAAGCGGTAGATCACATCCAGACTGCAGTCGCGCTGGAACCTGAAGATCCTATGGTTCTGCAGAATGCAGCCGATGTGTACGAGATGGAAGGCGACCGCAAGCGAGCGTTGGGGTACCTTGAGCAGGCTCTTCAGAAGGGACTCGATCTCAATCGCGCAAAAAACGATCCAGACTCCCAAGCGCTATTTCTGGATCCCAACTTCCATCCTGCTAAACCAAAGAGTTAG
- a CDS encoding trypsin-like peptidase domain-containing protein gives MNLSILWRFWGFQSDAFHSLSLNVVFGFIEERRITVAAFELVVGAGVLRLRPVLIVLLVTVLELASGRHTMTCFGMRNRRPVGSNRSRALQVPVMYAIFDLDLKILKLGCSGEKMYRSRHQRIIVSSLLMERQMKAITRLRFALFCIAVSLPAHGQKPAKQASTPTDRPGILQEYDEAIDDVAERAMHSVVEIEVTGFGKPESSDDEDQQTLQRQRVIGSGVIVDPDGYIVTNNHVVAGALRIRVIVAPTTVELVTGHTQLANSQRVYEAKLIGTNRYADLAVIKIDAHDLPIIALPEPFHVRLGETVIAIGSPQGLDHTITKGIVSAVGRQPELDRPMVYVQTDAPINPGNSGGPLVDRDGNLIGINTFIYSSGGGSEGLGFAIPEPVVRFVYYELKARGFVPSVSIGAHAQSITPDLAAGLKLPQDHGVIFSDIDKAGPAADAGLRSGDIVELMDSVPIDSFPKYTAYLYIHKRGTPLRMEVLRGGKPVTLFITAINSLPTVDSLSDLTNPRKDLIPSLGVFVVDLNDLITAALPGLRSKHGVVVAGVLEGEPATLTNLEVGDVVRSINGKPLSTSDELRQQLANFKTGDSVAFEVERQSVLQYVAFEIE, from the coding sequence GTGAATCTTTCGATTTTATGGCGTTTCTGGGGGTTCCAGTCTGACGCGTTTCATAGTCTGTCGCTTAATGTCGTCTTCGGTTTCATTGAAGAGCGTCGCATTACAGTCGCTGCTTTTGAACTGGTGGTTGGCGCCGGAGTTCTGCGTCTTCGCCCGGTGCTCATCGTCTTGCTCGTCACCGTATTGGAGCTTGCCTCTGGACGGCACACGATGACCTGCTTTGGGATGCGCAATAGGCGACCCGTTGGCAGCAATCGTAGTCGTGCCCTTCAGGTCCCAGTGATGTACGCTATTTTTGATCTCGACCTCAAAATTTTAAAATTGGGATGCAGCGGAGAAAAAATGTACCGCTCACGCCACCAGCGCATAATTGTTTCAAGTCTGCTTATGGAGCGCCAAATGAAAGCCATAACTCGTCTTCGATTTGCACTCTTTTGCATTGCGGTTTCGTTGCCAGCCCACGGGCAGAAGCCTGCAAAGCAGGCGAGTACGCCTACGGATCGGCCTGGAATCTTGCAGGAGTACGACGAAGCTATTGATGACGTCGCCGAGCGGGCGATGCATTCCGTTGTAGAGATAGAGGTCACTGGTTTTGGCAAACCCGAGAGCAGCGACGATGAAGACCAGCAGACTTTACAACGGCAGCGGGTCATTGGGTCAGGCGTAATTGTCGATCCTGATGGTTACATCGTCACGAACAACCACGTGGTCGCAGGTGCGCTTCGGATTCGTGTGATCGTGGCGCCCACCACAGTCGAGCTCGTGACTGGTCATACTCAACTGGCAAATTCACAGCGTGTCTATGAAGCAAAATTGATCGGAACGAATCGATATGCCGATCTCGCAGTCATCAAGATCGATGCCCATGACCTTCCAATCATTGCACTGCCTGAACCATTTCACGTGCGTTTAGGAGAGACAGTGATCGCCATTGGATCGCCGCAAGGACTTGATCACACAATCACCAAAGGGATAGTGAGCGCGGTAGGGAGACAACCCGAATTGGATCGTCCCATGGTTTACGTGCAGACCGATGCGCCTATCAATCCAGGCAACAGTGGCGGCCCGTTAGTAGACCGTGACGGCAATCTGATTGGTATTAACACCTTTATCTATAGCTCCGGGGGGGGGAGCGAAGGGCTGGGATTTGCCATCCCGGAACCGGTTGTTCGCTTCGTGTATTACGAATTGAAAGCACGCGGCTTTGTTCCGTCGGTTTCCATTGGCGCTCACGCTCAGTCGATCACCCCAGACCTCGCCGCAGGTCTGAAGTTGCCTCAAGACCATGGTGTGATCTTCTCGGATATCGATAAAGCGGGTCCAGCAGCCGATGCTGGGTTGCGATCTGGGGATATTGTGGAGCTAATGGATAGCGTTCCGATCGACTCGTTCCCGAAATATACAGCGTATCTATATATTCACAAGCGTGGAACGCCGTTGCGGATGGAAGTTTTGCGCGGTGGTAAGCCGGTCACATTATTCATCACAGCGATTAATTCGCTCCCCACGGTAGACAGCTTATCGGACCTCACAAATCCAAGGAAAGACCTAATCCCCTCGCTTGGCGTCTTTGTCGTCGATCTTAATGACCTCATCACAGCGGCATTGCCGGGGCTCCGCTCCAAACATGGAGTAGTCGTGGCTGGCGTTTTGGAAGGAGAGCCTGCTACCCTTACCAATCTCGAAGTGGGCGACGTCGTGCGCTCGATTAATGGCAAGCCGCTCAGCACCTCCGACGAGTTGCGGCAACAGCTTGCAAACTTTAAAACCGGAGATTCGGTAGCATTCGAGGTAGAGCGCCAGTCTGTTTTGCAATATGTGGCATTTGAAATTGAATGA
- a CDS encoding DUF4410 domain-containing protein, protein MKPNRLSLALFFFFISLFVASQLLCAQGPVGSPTPAHTFTKEMTVYVSDFELDAQAVQVDQGSAISQRRPGILERPKKKEQQDPAAQAKMLVDTMSQSIVSDLQKAGYKAQRLTSDEPKPSTGAWVHGVFTQADEGNRLHRAVIGFGSGQAKMELFVTLTDLTRPEKPLYEASSEGASKDKPGAVISMNPYVAATKFVMEKNAPEKTVKSTASTISKDIVLHLQQHESSLATP, encoded by the coding sequence ATGAAACCAAATCGGCTATCCCTCGCGCTCTTCTTCTTTTTCATCTCTCTCTTTGTTGCCTCACAACTCTTATGTGCACAAGGGCCAGTCGGCTCACCGACACCAGCGCACACCTTCACAAAAGAGATGACGGTCTACGTAAGCGACTTTGAGCTGGACGCGCAAGCTGTCCAAGTGGATCAGGGTTCTGCAATAAGTCAAAGACGTCCGGGAATTCTGGAACGGCCAAAAAAGAAAGAGCAACAGGATCCCGCAGCCCAGGCAAAGATGTTGGTTGATACGATGTCGCAAAGTATCGTCAGCGATCTTCAGAAGGCTGGCTACAAAGCTCAGCGGCTAACGAGCGACGAGCCCAAACCATCCACGGGCGCTTGGGTACATGGAGTATTCACACAGGCTGATGAGGGCAATCGCCTTCACCGCGCAGTCATCGGCTTCGGATCTGGTCAGGCGAAGATGGAGCTGTTTGTAACACTCACCGATCTGACACGCCCCGAAAAACCGCTCTATGAAGCTTCCTCTGAAGGCGCGAGTAAAGATAAGCCGGGTGCGGTAATTAGTATGAATCCCTATGTTGCCGCGACGAAGTTTGTCATGGAGAAGAACGCGCCGGAGAAGACGGTCAAGAGCACCGCCTCAACGATTTCAAAAGATATTGTGCTGCACCTGCAACAGCACGAGAGTTCGTTGGCAACCCCATAG
- a CDS encoding HPF/RaiA family ribosome-associated protein — MQILINSDKNISIHAALSTSIEDEIHRLLDRFDSHLTRIEVFVTDENADKSGPRDKRCVLEARPNNHQPLTVTDESADVQTAVSGAAKKMQRLLETTFGRIADKR; from the coding sequence ATGCAGATTTTGATTAATAGCGATAAAAACATCTCCATACACGCAGCACTCTCCACATCGATCGAAGACGAGATTCACCGTCTTCTCGATAGATTCGATAGCCATCTCACGCGCATCGAGGTTTTCGTTACCGATGAGAATGCTGATAAATCCGGGCCGAGGGACAAACGGTGCGTCCTGGAGGCGCGCCCCAACAATCACCAACCTCTCACGGTTACCGACGAGTCAGCAGACGTACAAACCGCTGTCTCTGGCGCCGCGAAAAAAATGCAGCGGCTGCTTGAAACCACCTTCGGTCGCATCGCCGACAAACGCTGA
- a CDS encoding YXWGXW repeat-containing protein, with protein MRTHHSVRNLLLSLLVVVISSTAFAQIGISVSFGPPALPVYEQPICPGDGYLWTPGYWAWDPDYGDYYWVPGTWVLAPQVGYLWTPGWWGWGGGGYLFHEGYWGPQVGFYGGISYGFGYFGDGYEGGRWDGGHFFYNRTVNNVNIVNIHNTYNTTIVHNTTVINRVSYNGGTGGIEARATSEQEAAARERHVGPVPAQVQHLQTARSNPQLRASVNQGKPPIAATARPAEFSGQGVVGAREAGAPYHPPANRPNTESRPANPAHASEVQPHVAPTPASSGNDKADQKYQQQQNKLIAKQNQQHQQLQQQQEAEHQRAQQQNVNDAQKQQMEQRHQQQTQQMEQQHTQQQQHLQQQQPVSHGEGHPK; from the coding sequence ATGCGCACTCATCATTCCGTCCGAAATCTTTTGCTCAGTCTTCTAGTGGTAGTCATCTCTTCAACCGCATTCGCGCAGATTGGTATCTCCGTATCCTTTGGCCCACCCGCACTTCCCGTATACGAGCAACCGATCTGCCCCGGCGACGGATACCTCTGGACTCCCGGTTACTGGGCCTGGGACCCTGACTACGGCGACTACTACTGGGTCCCAGGCACCTGGGTTCTCGCCCCGCAGGTCGGATATCTTTGGACTCCCGGCTGGTGGGGTTGGGGTGGAGGTGGCTACCTCTTTCACGAAGGATACTGGGGGCCGCAAGTTGGCTTCTACGGCGGAATCAGTTACGGCTTTGGCTACTTCGGCGATGGCTATGAAGGAGGACGATGGGACGGCGGACACTTCTTCTATAACCGCACCGTGAACAACGTGAACATCGTGAATATTCACAATACCTATAACACCACTATCGTTCACAACACCACCGTCATCAATCGGGTCAGCTATAACGGTGGTACAGGCGGCATCGAGGCGCGTGCTACCTCAGAACAAGAAGCGGCAGCGCGGGAGCGGCACGTTGGACCGGTGCCCGCTCAGGTGCAACACCTTCAGACAGCGCGCTCCAACCCGCAGCTCCGCGCTTCGGTCAATCAAGGCAAGCCTCCAATCGCCGCGACCGCGAGACCAGCCGAGTTTAGCGGACAGGGCGTCGTCGGCGCTCGTGAGGCAGGTGCGCCCTATCACCCACCGGCCAATCGTCCCAACACGGAGTCGCGTCCCGCCAATCCCGCTCATGCCAGCGAGGTTCAGCCACACGTCGCCCCCACGCCAGCCAGCTCGGGGAATGACAAAGCCGATCAGAAGTATCAGCAACAGCAGAACAAGCTGATCGCAAAACAGAACCAGCAGCACCAGCAGCTCCAGCAACAGCAAGAGGCAGAGCACCAACGCGCTCAGCAGCAGAATGTTAACGACGCACAAAAACAGCAGATGGAGCAGCGGCATCAGCAGCAGACGCAGCAGATGGAACAGCAACACACGCAGCAGCAACAACACCTGCAGCAGCAGCAACCGGTGAGCCACGGTGAAGGACACCCAAAATAA
- a CDS encoding carboxypeptidase-like regulatory domain-containing protein — protein MCFRHLFLVLILGVAPTTAVGQQFVAAELPRGSISGNVTDVDGLIIPEAIIKISEPAQNQSRTMTANQAGSFELKDLDPAIAHTITVSAKGFSDWTSPPITLKPGQSLQLSDIKLKIAVVETTVAAVTAEQLALEQARAEEKQRVFGIIPNFYVTYDKNAVPLTKKLKYELAFKAGTDIASIAGDVLFAAINQAADTPDYQQGAKGFGQRFGAAYADSFSNIMIGGAVLPSLLHQDPRYFYQGTGTGKSRALHAISSPFICRGDNGRHQVNFSSMGGDLIASSLANLYYPDSNRGPGLVFSTFAINSGARIANALVQEFILRKHTTNSNKGN, from the coding sequence ATGTGCTTCCGTCACCTTTTTCTGGTCCTCATTCTGGGTGTGGCTCCGACCACCGCGGTGGGCCAGCAGTTCGTCGCGGCTGAACTACCGCGCGGAAGCATCAGCGGCAATGTGACGGATGTGGATGGCCTCATAATCCCTGAGGCAATTATTAAAATTAGCGAACCTGCTCAGAACCAATCTCGTACCATGACAGCGAATCAGGCAGGATCGTTCGAACTCAAAGATCTCGATCCTGCAATTGCTCACACGATCACTGTGAGTGCGAAGGGATTCTCGGATTGGACCTCGCCGCCCATCACTCTCAAGCCTGGCCAAAGCCTGCAGCTGAGTGACATCAAGCTCAAGATAGCAGTGGTGGAAACTACGGTAGCCGCCGTCACAGCGGAGCAACTCGCTCTCGAGCAAGCCAGGGCAGAAGAGAAGCAGCGAGTCTTCGGCATCATTCCTAACTTCTACGTCACCTACGACAAGAACGCCGTACCGCTTACGAAGAAGCTGAAGTACGAACTCGCCTTCAAAGCCGGCACCGACATAGCCAGCATCGCCGGCGACGTCCTCTTCGCAGCCATCAATCAGGCAGCCGATACTCCCGACTACCAGCAAGGCGCAAAGGGCTTCGGTCAGCGCTTCGGCGCTGCCTATGCCGATAGCTTCTCCAACATCATGATCGGCGGCGCCGTTCTGCCTTCGCTTCTGCATCAGGACCCGCGCTACTTCTACCAGGGAACCGGCACGGGCAAATCTCGCGCTCTTCACGCCATCTCAAGCCCGTTCATCTGCAGGGGAGACAATGGCCGTCATCAGGTCAATTTTTCAAGTATGGGTGGCGACCTGATCGCGTCGTCTCTCGCAAATCTCTACTATCCAGATAGCAATCGAGGACCAGGATTGGTCTTCTCCACCTTCGCCATCAACTCCGGAGCTCGAATCGCCAACGCCTTGGTACAGGAGTTCATCTTGCGCAAGCACACGACCAACTCAAATAAAGGCAACTAA
- a CDS encoding STAS domain-containing protein produces MPAATPPPFTLEIEDRGSSAVIRCHGKLVAGYTDLLYVPVSQLLPTHQRLILDLADLTHMDSMGLGALARIYVSAGTKGCELQLRHLGKKVRDLLIMTNLLPAFTIVGEHDIRM; encoded by the coding sequence ATGCCTGCTGCCACGCCACCACCCTTCACGCTCGAGATCGAAGACCGCGGCAGCTCAGCCGTCATACGCTGCCACGGCAAACTCGTAGCGGGTTACACCGATCTCCTCTACGTTCCTGTCTCCCAGCTCCTGCCCACGCACCAGCGCCTCATCCTCGACCTCGCAGACCTTACCCACATGGACAGCATGGGACTCGGCGCACTAGCCCGCATCTACGTGTCCGCGGGCACAAAGGGGTGCGAGCTCCAACTGCGTCACCTCGGCAAAAAAGTTCGAGACCTTCTCATCATGACCAACCTGCTCCCAGCCTTCACCATCGTCGGAGAACACGACATACGAATGTGA